In Candidatus Aminicenantes bacterium, a genomic segment contains:
- a CDS encoding ParA family protein, which yields MGEIIAVANQKGGVGKTTTAINLSAALAIAEKRVLLIDLDPQANATTGIGMDKNANKKDIYSILVGENSIRESMVPTELKYLKIVPASRNLAKFELEIVSEDNNHLYLKNVLAELESEYDYLFIDLPPSLGLLTINALTAAHNVLIPIQAEYYALEGLSDLMNTINRIKEHFNPVLDIKGVLLTMYDERTNLSKQIEDELRKFFKTKVYETIIPRNIRLSEAPSFGKPIQVYDIKSAGTRAYMSLAKEMMKK from the coding sequence ATGGGTGAAATTATAGCGGTTGCCAATCAGAAGGGTGGGGTGGGAAAAACCACCACTGCGATCAATCTGTCGGCAGCTCTGGCTATTGCCGAAAAGCGGGTTTTGCTGATCGATCTTGATCCCCAAGCCAATGCCACCACCGGAATCGGCATGGATAAGAACGCAAACAAAAAAGACATCTATTCGATTTTGGTCGGTGAAAACAGCATCCGCGAGTCGATGGTGCCGACCGAACTTAAATATCTCAAAATCGTCCCGGCTTCGCGGAACCTGGCCAAGTTTGAGCTGGAGATTGTTTCTGAGGACAACAATCATTTGTATCTGAAAAATGTGCTTGCGGAACTGGAGAGCGAATACGACTATTTGTTTATCGACCTGCCCCCTTCCTTGGGGTTGCTGACCATCAACGCCCTGACCGCGGCCCACAACGTGTTGATCCCGATCCAGGCCGAATACTATGCGCTGGAGGGGTTGTCCGATTTGATGAATACGATCAACCGCATCAAGGAGCATTTCAACCCCGTCCTTGATATCAAGGGTGTGCTTTTGACCATGTATGACGAACGCACCAACCTCTCCAAACAGATTGAGGACGAGTTGAGGAAATTTTTCAAGACCAAAGTTTATGAAACGATAATTCCGCGCAATATTCGTCTTTCCGAAGCGCCCAGTTTCGGCAAGCCTATCCAGGTATACGATATCAAATCGGCGGGAACCCGGGCCTATATGTCCTTAGCCAAGGAGATGATGAAAAAATGA
- a CDS encoding class I SAM-dependent methyltransferase has protein sequence MRLAAYVDFLLAYNEKVNLVSKKSTRETVGALISESLLLKEHISTPFVIDAGSGGGLLGIPLALAFPEKKIVLSETVQKKARFLNLVVEELALKNVSVWAGAIQEYMQRQKKTAGSLISRGFPRLDVLAEFVYRQNVKELVLITSPLKINNIQKRMANIEQNSYNIPSRNNLIIFKMENVSRET, from the coding sequence ATGAGACTCGCCGCATACGTGGATTTCTTGTTGGCGTACAATGAAAAGGTGAATCTGGTCTCAAAAAAGTCGACCCGGGAAACGGTGGGTGCGCTTATTTCCGAATCGCTGCTGCTGAAAGAGCATATTTCGACCCCTTTTGTCATCGATGCGGGCAGCGGCGGGGGGTTGCTGGGCATTCCCCTAGCTTTGGCATTCCCAGAAAAAAAAATAGTTCTTTCGGAGACAGTGCAAAAAAAAGCAAGATTTCTCAATCTGGTCGTCGAAGAACTGGCTTTGAAAAACGTGTCGGTCTGGGCGGGGGCGATCCAGGAGTACATGCAGCGGCAAAAAAAGACAGCCGGCTCACTAATTTCCAGGGGTTTTCCCAGGCTTGACGTTTTGGCTGAATTTGTATACAGGCAAAACGTCAAGGAGTTGGTACTGATCACATCTCCTTTGAAAATTAATAATATTCAAAAAAGGATGGCAAATATCGAGCAAAACAGCTATAATATCCCCTCAAGGAACAATCTGATAATTTTTAAAATGGAGAATGTTTCACGTGAAACGTAA
- the dnaN gene encoding DNA polymerase III subunit beta, translating to MKIFVEKAKLENELRLFQGIFEKKAIMEILQNIKLTAQNGGILEMVATDLEIGLTTNIQVDIQKTGAFTVNGKDLYDLISKMPEGKIEISEDNDLQILITNEKKTSKYKMLGLQSSDYPELPVNDLSTALKLSLADFHTMINNCYYVISPELKFNLGGALMTISDNRLEMAATDGHRLSYTFFDGEFPVADPVEYILSRKTLLEVLKIGNEGEIEFAYDKNNLFFKHKNRILCSRIVDQKFPNYKTVIPEKTEQTAIVNSQELLQTLRRILIFKTRNNGVLFKFSKNKLALERTTPEKGEGYDEIPIEYQGKAVNVGFNGSFVLDFLTHTNSEKISIGLNDSESSFLFKPLDSSSSHFIYIIMPLNI from the coding sequence ATGAAAATTTTTGTGGAAAAAGCAAAACTTGAAAACGAGTTGCGGCTGTTTCAAGGGATCTTTGAGAAGAAAGCCATCATGGAGATTTTGCAGAATATCAAGTTGACCGCCCAGAATGGCGGCATTTTGGAAATGGTCGCCACCGATCTGGAAATTGGTTTAACTACCAACATTCAAGTGGATATTCAAAAGACCGGCGCCTTTACAGTGAACGGCAAGGATTTGTATGATCTGATTTCAAAAATGCCTGAAGGGAAAATTGAAATTTCCGAAGACAATGATTTGCAAATTCTGATCACCAATGAGAAAAAAACAAGCAAATACAAAATGCTGGGTCTGCAATCGTCGGATTATCCAGAATTGCCGGTCAACGACCTGTCGACTGCCTTGAAACTTTCCCTGGCTGATTTTCATACCATGATCAACAATTGTTATTACGTGATTTCTCCGGAGTTGAAGTTCAACCTGGGCGGCGCGTTGATGACGATTTCGGACAACAGGCTGGAAATGGCCGCCACCGACGGTCATCGCTTGTCGTACACATTTTTTGATGGCGAATTTCCGGTCGCCGATCCTGTGGAATACATTCTTTCCAGAAAAACATTGCTTGAGGTTTTAAAGATAGGCAACGAGGGAGAGATTGAGTTCGCCTATGACAAGAACAATCTTTTTTTCAAGCACAAAAACAGGATCCTATGCTCGCGCATCGTTGATCAAAAATTTCCAAACTATAAAACCGTTATTCCTGAAAAGACCGAGCAGACAGCCATCGTCAATTCACAAGAATTGTTGCAAACCCTGCGCCGGATCCTGATCTTTAAAACCAGGAACAACGGCGTCTTGTTCAAATTCTCCAAAAATAAATTGGCACTGGAACGAACGACGCCGGAAAAAGGCGAAGGTTATGATGAAATCCCGATCGAGTATCAGGGAAAGGCGGTCAACGTCGGTTTTAACGGTAGTTTTGTTCTTGATTTTCTGACTCATACCAATTCTGAAAAAATTTCGATCGGCTTGAATGACAGCGAAAGCTCTTTTCTTTTCAAGCCCTTAGACAGCAGCAGCTCTCATTTCATCTATATCATTATGCCATTGAACATTTAA
- the dnaA gene encoding chromosomal replication initiator protein DnaA produces the protein MMNNLEKLTKYLKSVLDEPSFKKWIEPLKYIGTLENTLFLGAPEQKNLLWIKQNLLENINSYTKKNFNFVTKIVPLGEEENPRGHKESAKKNLNNESRLQKKYTFDSLVQSDSNRIAYSFAYSVSEFPGKSYNPLYIYSDVGLGKTHLMQAIGNRIVENNANINVIYLTTSDFMNEYVEYTRLNKRSEFLKKYTSIDVLLIDDIQYITKWGGTSEQFYYIFNSLIQQEKQIVICADKHPDNMPDLEKRIKSRFEMGGIVDILPYDLEARIAILQRKIAERKNTFHNDFVIPNEVVYFLATSIKDNIRKLEGALNRLLGYADLKHSELQSADITLPFAKEALKPYINIEKKIITIDTIQEFISEKFDIKIEELKSKNNSPKIALPRQVAMYLTKKLTRYPLVEIGNSFGGKHHTTVLHSIKKIEKLLETDDDFSRKVNYYVEFFTD, from the coding sequence ATGATGAACAACCTGGAAAAACTGACAAAATATCTAAAAAGCGTTTTGGATGAACCCTCATTCAAAAAATGGATCGAACCGTTAAAATATATCGGTACCCTTGAAAACACCCTTTTTCTCGGGGCCCCGGAACAGAAAAATCTGCTTTGGATCAAGCAGAACCTGCTGGAAAATATAAATAGTTATACCAAGAAGAACTTCAATTTCGTCACCAAGATAGTTCCTTTGGGCGAAGAAGAAAATCCACGCGGCCACAAAGAAAGCGCAAAAAAAAATCTCAACAACGAATCGCGATTGCAAAAAAAATACACATTTGATTCTCTGGTCCAGAGCGATTCCAACCGCATCGCTTATTCCTTCGCTTACAGCGTGTCCGAATTCCCCGGCAAATCATACAACCCCCTGTACATATACAGCGACGTCGGACTCGGCAAAACGCACCTGATGCAGGCGATCGGCAACCGCATCGTTGAAAACAACGCCAACATCAACGTCATTTACCTGACCACCAGTGATTTCATGAACGAGTATGTCGAATATACCCGCCTGAACAAACGGTCTGAATTTTTGAAAAAGTATACCTCAATCGATGTCCTGCTGATCGATGATATCCAATATATCACCAAGTGGGGCGGAACCAGTGAACAATTCTATTACATCTTCAACAGCCTGATCCAGCAGGAAAAGCAGATTGTCATTTGCGCCGACAAGCATCCCGACAATATGCCGGACCTAGAAAAGAGGATAAAATCAAGGTTTGAAATGGGCGGCATCGTTGACATCCTCCCATATGATTTGGAAGCAAGAATCGCCATACTGCAAAGAAAAATTGCCGAAAGGAAAAACACCTTCCACAACGATTTTGTCATCCCCAATGAAGTGGTCTATTTTTTAGCGACTTCCATTAAGGACAATATCAGAAAACTGGAAGGGGCTCTTAACCGCTTGCTTGGTTATGCCGATTTGAAACATTCCGAATTGCAATCGGCCGACATCACCTTGCCATTTGCCAAGGAGGCCCTGAAGCCGTACATCAATATTGAAAAAAAGATCATCACCATTGATACCATTCAGGAATTTATCTCGGAAAAGTTTGATATTAAGATTGAGGAATTAAAATCAAAAAACAACTCACCCAAGATCGCCCTGCCCAGGCAGGTGGCCATGTACCTGACAAAAAAACTGACGCGTTATCCCCTGGTTGAAATCGGCAATTCATTCGGCGGCAAACACCATACAACGGTGCTTCATTCCATAAAAAAAATAGAAAAACTTCTGGAAACCGACGACGATTTTTCCAGAAAAGTCAATTACTATGTTGAATTTTTTACCGATTGA
- the gyrB gene encoding DNA topoisomerase (ATP-hydrolyzing) subunit B produces the protein MDKTNANFEDKSYTAENIKVLEGLEAVRVRPAMYIGSTGSSGLHHLVYEVVDNSIDEAMGGFCDQIDVTIRFDNSVTVNDNGRGIPVDLHKEEGKTAAEVVMTTLHAGGKFDKNSYKMSGGLHGVGVSVVNALSAKLDLEIKRGGNIYSQKYEYGKPVTELTKIGKTSKRGTKVTFWPDEEIFEAVEFTASILSRRLRELAFLNQGLTITLNDERVDKKETFYYKGGIVEYVKYLVGAKEKIHASPIYLSNKKEDIEIEIAFQYGNSYNDTIFSFVNNINTIEGGTHLSGFKSGITRTINNFAQANNLIKDCKEGFSGDDVREGLTAVISIRIKDPQFEGQTKAKLGNSDVKGIVESFVNKKLGDYFDDNLHVARAIINKVLLAAKAREASKKAKDLVRKSSLLENTTLPGKLADCQSKSPEESELYLVEGDSAGGSAKQGRDRRFQAILPLKGKILNVEKASTTKMLESDEIKKMIAALGVGIGKEHYDIEKIRYHKIIIMTDADVDGSHIRTLIMTFFFRQMHSLIDKGYLYLAQPPLYLIKKGQTKAYLKNEKELENYLFAKIGDEVVFYREGFKEELLKGQKLLKFIKLVHKKNLLMNNLEKRGMPRSLTKKLIEIIKSENDFKTKEKAARLAKKLLENSLCKNVDIKYDKEYTTYVLEIEFEFNGVKTGRVIDHAFLTGPEFSDIHEIYEKLAEFPLAPYYLLIGKENYTVENRRELVAFLFERLKKGLTIQRYKGLGEMNPEQLWETTMDPEKRTLLQVAVNDFQESEVIFDTLMGNDASKRKEFILSNALNVRNLDI, from the coding sequence GTGGACAAAACCAATGCCAATTTCGAGGACAAGTCGTACACGGCGGAAAACATAAAAGTTCTGGAGGGGTTGGAGGCGGTCAGGGTCCGTCCGGCCATGTATATCGGCAGCACGGGCTCTTCTGGGCTGCATCACTTGGTTTATGAAGTCGTGGACAATTCGATCGATGAAGCCATGGGCGGTTTTTGCGACCAGATCGACGTGACCATCCGTTTCGATAATTCGGTCACGGTCAACGACAATGGCCGCGGCATCCCGGTCGACCTGCACAAGGAGGAAGGGAAAACCGCCGCCGAAGTGGTCATGACCACCCTGCACGCCGGCGGTAAATTTGATAAGAACAGCTACAAAATGTCCGGAGGTCTTCACGGGGTCGGCGTTTCGGTGGTGAATGCCCTTTCGGCCAAACTGGATTTGGAGATCAAAAGGGGCGGTAACATTTATTCGCAAAAGTACGAGTACGGCAAGCCGGTGACCGAGCTCACCAAAATCGGCAAGACCAGCAAGCGGGGAACCAAGGTCACCTTCTGGCCTGACGAGGAAATTTTCGAAGCGGTCGAATTCACAGCCAGCATTTTATCCCGGCGGCTGAGAGAGTTGGCGTTCCTGAACCAGGGGTTGACCATCACCTTGAATGACGAACGGGTGGATAAAAAGGAGACCTTTTATTATAAGGGCGGCATCGTCGAATACGTTAAATACCTGGTGGGAGCGAAGGAAAAAATCCACGCCTCCCCCATCTATCTATCCAACAAGAAGGAAGATATCGAAATCGAGATCGCCTTTCAATACGGCAATTCTTACAATGACACGATCTTTTCCTTTGTCAACAACATCAACACGATTGAGGGCGGAACCCATTTGTCCGGTTTCAAATCGGGCATCACGCGCACGATCAACAATTTTGCCCAAGCCAACAATTTGATCAAGGATTGCAAGGAGGGTTTTTCCGGTGATGATGTGCGCGAGGGGCTGACGGCGGTGATTTCCATCCGCATTAAAGACCCCCAGTTTGAGGGCCAGACGAAAGCCAAACTGGGAAATTCCGACGTCAAGGGGATCGTCGAGTCGTTTGTCAACAAAAAACTCGGCGACTATTTTGATGATAATCTGCACGTTGCCCGGGCGATCATCAACAAGGTTCTCCTGGCAGCCAAGGCCAGGGAAGCTTCCAAAAAAGCAAAGGATCTGGTCAGGAAATCCAGTTTGCTGGAAAACACCACCCTGCCCGGAAAGCTGGCCGATTGTCAATCCAAAAGTCCCGAAGAGAGTGAATTGTACCTCGTCGAAGGGGATTCGGCCGGCGGTTCCGCCAAGCAAGGCCGCGACAGGCGCTTTCAAGCCATTCTTCCCTTGAAAGGCAAAATACTCAACGTGGAAAAAGCCTCCACGACCAAAATGCTTGAAAGCGATGAAATAAAAAAGATGATCGCCGCCCTGGGCGTGGGCATCGGCAAAGAACATTATGACATTGAAAAAATACGTTATCATAAAATTATCATCATGACCGACGCCGATGTGGACGGTTCCCATATCCGCACCCTGATCATGACCTTTTTCTTCCGGCAAATGCATTCGCTGATCGACAAGGGTTATCTCTATCTGGCCCAACCGCCGTTGTACTTGATAAAAAAAGGCCAGACCAAGGCCTACCTGAAAAACGAGAAGGAACTGGAAAACTATCTGTTCGCCAAGATCGGCGACGAGGTTGTCTTTTATCGGGAAGGCTTCAAGGAAGAATTGCTCAAAGGGCAGAAATTGCTCAAATTCATCAAGCTGGTTCATAAAAAGAACCTGTTGATGAACAACCTGGAAAAGCGGGGAATGCCGCGCTCCCTGACCAAAAAGCTCATTGAAATCATTAAGAGCGAAAATGATTTTAAAACCAAGGAGAAAGCAGCGCGCCTGGCCAAAAAATTGCTGGAGAACTCCCTATGCAAGAATGTGGACATCAAATATGACAAGGAATACACCACCTATGTTTTGGAAATCGAATTTGAATTCAACGGCGTAAAAACCGGCCGGGTGATTGATCATGCTTTTTTGACTGGACCCGAATTTTCCGACATCCACGAAATCTATGAAAAGCTGGCCGAGTTTCCGCTAGCCCCATACTATCTGCTGATCGGCAAGGAGAATTATACCGTAGAGAACCGCCGGGAATTGGTTGCCTTTCTGTTCGAGCGGTTGAAAAAAGGCTTGACCATCCAGCGCTACAAGGGGCTTGGCGAAATGAATCCGGAACAGTTGTGGGAAACGACCATGGACCCGGAGAAGCGGACCCTGCTGCAGGTGGCCGTGAACGACTTTCAGGAA
- the kdsB gene encoding 3-deoxy-manno-octulosonate cytidylyltransferase, protein MKIAAVIPSRFQSTRFPGKPLAQIAGKTMIERVYRQVEKANCFSEIIVATDDQRILDEVIAFGGIARMTDEKINSGSERVWAVLAQSDCDAAVNIQGDEPLISEKLIFQIYDALSKKTLPVVSAARFNISYQDFLSKNIVKVVLAADHQAIYFSRSPVPYCEKDLFKGFFQHIGIYGYTREALKAYMEGEISPLEKTEKLEQLRFLHLGLNITIVLTEYESHGVDVPADIDKVTAILRRGHV, encoded by the coding sequence ATGAAAATAGCGGCGGTAATTCCCTCCCGTTTTCAATCGACCCGCTTTCCCGGCAAGCCTTTAGCGCAAATCGCAGGTAAAACCATGATAGAGAGGGTTTATCGCCAGGTGGAAAAGGCCAATTGCTTCTCGGAAATAATCGTGGCCACCGACGATCAACGGATACTCGACGAGGTCATCGCCTTTGGCGGTATTGCCAGGATGACCGATGAGAAGATCAATTCCGGCAGCGAGCGCGTCTGGGCGGTATTGGCGCAAAGTGACTGCGACGCCGCGGTCAACATTCAGGGCGATGAACCGCTCATATCGGAAAAACTGATTTTTCAGATTTATGATGCTTTAAGCAAAAAAACTCTTCCCGTAGTCAGCGCGGCCCGTTTTAATATTTCTTACCAGGATTTTCTTTCAAAAAATATAGTCAAGGTTGTATTAGCTGCCGACCATCAAGCCATATACTTTTCTCGTTCGCCTGTTCCGTATTGCGAGAAAGACCTTTTCAAGGGATTTTTCCAGCATATCGGGATTTATGGGTATACGCGCGAAGCGCTCAAAGCCTACATGGAAGGAGAAATTTCACCTTTGGAAAAAACCGAAAAACTCGAACAACTTCGCTTTTTGCATTTGGGGCTGAACATAACCATTGTTCTTACCGAATACGAATCCCATGGCGTTGACGTCCCCGCCGACATAGACAAGGTGACCGCGATTTTAAGGAGAGGCCATGTCTAA
- a CDS encoding AAA family ATPase, whose translation MQINGFRNLNKFTIHFGNSKNLIYGANGSGKTSIIEALYLLGFGKSFLQVSKQEMVNFDSSGFFIQAEINRQAVENNLIARFEKKFKLQMDSAKGPVAEIGKYLYPLFFSSLNYNLFIDHNPHFRKMIDRFIFGVHSLYLHHILRYNHLVKQKNFLLKKLTKPVNSSELDSWNKLLSESGFEIVKERMNFINQLNGEIKTAFASELEIKYFPALLSNREISESSIFNDMCLMKNSEIRSRRSLLGPQRDRFALMVSGKKLQLFSSGEKKKHLIIVYLAFINLFFRSQNDFPVFLIDDYDVAMDEKNLNFIIDHFPQMQIIATSVFKNEKFDHLFELEKEN comes from the coding sequence TTGCAGATCAATGGTTTTAGAAATTTAAACAAATTTACCATCCACTTCGGCAACTCAAAAAATTTGATTTATGGCGCCAACGGCAGCGGCAAAACATCGATCATCGAAGCCTTGTATTTGCTTGGTTTTGGCAAGTCATTTCTGCAGGTCAGCAAGCAGGAAATGGTCAATTTCGACAGCTCCGGCTTTTTCATTCAGGCCGAGATAAACCGGCAGGCGGTGGAAAACAATCTGATCGCCAGGTTTGAAAAAAAATTCAAATTGCAAATGGATAGCGCCAAGGGGCCAGTGGCCGAAATCGGGAAATATTTGTATCCCCTGTTCTTTTCCTCTTTAAACTACAATTTGTTCATCGACCACAACCCCCACTTTAGAAAAATGATCGATCGCTTCATATTTGGGGTGCACTCCCTTTACTTACACCATATTTTGCGGTATAATCACCTGGTAAAGCAAAAGAATTTTTTGCTGAAAAAATTGACTAAACCAGTTAATAGCTCCGAATTGGACAGTTGGAATAAATTATTATCCGAGAGTGGATTTGAAATTGTCAAAGAAAGGATGAATTTCATAAACCAATTGAACGGTGAAATCAAAACCGCTTTCGCTTCAGAACTGGAAATCAAATATTTTCCCGCCCTGCTCTCCAATCGCGAGATATCTGAATCGTCTATTTTTAACGATATGTGCCTGATGAAAAATTCGGAGATCCGGAGTCGGCGGTCTCTGCTCGGCCCGCAGCGCGACCGTTTTGCGCTCATGGTGTCTGGGAAAAAATTGCAGTTGTTCTCGTCGGGTGAAAAGAAGAAACATCTCATTATCGTTTATCTGGCCTTCATCAATTTGTTTTTTCGCTCCCAGAATGACTTCCCGGTTTTTTTGATCGATGATTATGATGTGGCCATGGACGAAAAAAATCTGAATTTCATTATCGACCATTTTCCGCAGATGCAGATCATTGCCACGTCCGTGTTCAAGAATGAAAAATTCGATCATTTGTTCGAACTTGAAAAGGAGAATTGA
- the glnA gene encoding type I glutamate--ammonia ligase: MKDKALLNQVQKKIQELQVEFLDLKILDLKGKLHSLLLPSKMLDAKLIESGVGFDASSYGFAKPEKSDMVMIPDLGTMVIDPFRERKTAIFLANIHLADSGRTRFAEDPRFIALKAEDALAKSKIGTSALFGPEFEFFIFKEVGFGVNAEGSFYFLKKDSEEKRNFYHAGSPDDEFIDFKNEAVALLQTLGVDIKYHHHEVAVNQHEIETKFNPLLKTADQSVIIKYVLFNLAKKRNLYVTFMPKPFYGKAGNGWHVHQYIKNKEKNVFLKKGNYANLSDIGLHYMSGLLFHSGSLCAFSNPSTNSYKRLVKGFEAPISAIFAMSNRNAAIRIPAYVDENETRIEYRPGDSATNPYLFLAAMLLSGIDGVNKNISPEKFNFGPFDGVIPETQVFKNKIKELPESLAEALDCLEKDNEYLRYNNVFDSGLIQQWIKMKKLEIFEVAQIPHPKEFELYFNF, from the coding sequence ATGAAAGACAAAGCATTGCTTAATCAGGTTCAAAAAAAAATCCAGGAATTACAGGTTGAGTTTTTAGATTTAAAGATACTCGATTTAAAAGGCAAGCTGCATTCGTTGCTGCTTCCCAGTAAAATGCTCGACGCCAAGCTGATCGAGAGCGGGGTCGGTTTTGACGCCTCCTCCTATGGATTTGCCAAGCCGGAAAAGAGCGATATGGTGATGATCCCCGATCTGGGCACGATGGTCATCGATCCTTTTCGCGAAAGAAAGACCGCGATTTTCCTGGCCAACATCCACCTGGCCGACAGCGGGCGCACCCGCTTCGCCGAGGACCCGCGCTTCATCGCCCTCAAGGCAGAAGATGCGTTGGCCAAATCAAAGATTGGCACCAGTGCCCTGTTCGGACCTGAATTTGAATTCTTTATTTTCAAGGAAGTCGGCTTTGGGGTCAACGCGGAAGGAAGTTTCTATTTTTTAAAAAAAGACAGCGAAGAAAAAAGAAACTTCTATCATGCCGGCTCGCCGGATGATGAGTTCATTGATTTTAAAAACGAGGCGGTTGCCCTGTTGCAAACTTTGGGTGTCGACATCAAGTATCACCATCACGAAGTGGCGGTCAACCAGCATGAAATCGAGACCAAGTTCAACCCATTGCTAAAAACCGCCGATCAATCCGTAATCATCAAGTACGTTTTGTTTAACCTGGCCAAAAAACGTAACTTGTACGTAACCTTCATGCCCAAGCCTTTTTACGGCAAAGCCGGAAATGGCTGGCACGTGCACCAATATATTAAAAATAAGGAGAAAAATGTTTTCCTAAAAAAAGGGAATTATGCCAACCTTTCGGACATCGGGCTCCATTACATGTCTGGACTGTTGTTTCATTCTGGTTCCTTGTGTGCTTTTTCCAACCCCTCAACGAATTCTTATAAAAGATTGGTCAAAGGATTTGAAGCCCCGATTTCGGCAATTTTCGCCATGTCCAACCGGAATGCCGCCATTCGCATTCCGGCTTACGTGGATGAAAACGAGACGCGAATTGAATACAGGCCTGGAGACTCCGCAACCAACCCGTATTTGTTCTTAGCGGCCATGTTGCTCTCCGGCATCGATGGAGTCAACAAAAATATCTCCCCCGAGAAATTCAATTTCGGCCCCTTCGATGGCGTGATTCCCGAAACCCAGGTATTTAAAAACAAGATCAAAGAGCTTCCCGAAAGCCTGGCCGAGGCGTTGGATTGCCTGGAAAAGGATAACGAGTATTTGCGCTACAACAATGTATTCGATTCAGGCCTCATTCAGCAATGGATAAAAATGAAGAAACTCGAAATTTTCGAGGTCGCCCAGATCCCCCATCCCAAAGAATTCGAATTGTATTTTAACTTTTAA
- a CDS encoding polymer-forming cytoskeletal protein, translated as MNKVEPVTKISGFIDHDSEIIGDIKFKESFRIDGVFKGKILSGKGLIIGETAEVEADIEVDSLTINGRLKGNIKAKERIEIFSKGRVIGTVSTPKLTIEEGAFFQGSCQMEMKALESQNRGSDDKGVK; from the coding sequence ATGAATAAGGTCGAACCGGTTACCAAGATCAGTGGATTTATTGATCATGATTCCGAAATCATCGGTGATATAAAATTCAAGGAAAGTTTCAGAATTGACGGTGTTTTCAAGGGGAAAATCCTTTCCGGCAAAGGATTGATTATCGGCGAAACCGCCGAGGTGGAAGCCGATATCGAAGTGGACAGCCTGACCATCAACGGGCGCTTGAAGGGCAACATCAAGGCAAAGGAAAGAATAGAAATATTTTCCAAGGGGCGAGTAATTGGAACCGTGAGCACTCCGAAACTGACCATCGAAGAAGGGGCTTTCTTTCAGGGATCGTGCCAGATGGAGATGAAAGCCTTGGAGAGCCAAAACAGGGGAAGCGACGACAAAGGGGTGAAATGA
- a CDS encoding ParB/RepB/Spo0J family partition protein: MKRNVLGKGIAAIISNEPIGEKKLFDIAVDNIYPNPFQPRKNFREDALRELAESMREMGIIQPLVVFKREGKYFLVVGERRWRAAQLLKWEKVPALVKEFSEDDVMAEALIENIQREELNAIEIAEGIEALIAQSGEGQHEIAGKLGMNRATVSNFLRLLKLPAKIKEYVVNEKLDQGHARALLTLKSSSDMLEAANRIIRKNLSVRQVEMLVKNYYVLPEKSDPDPDIMKMENKLTQYLASKVKLAYAKTGKGKIEIFFNSLAEFERLFSILSKEKKNE; encoded by the coding sequence ATGAAACGAAATGTCTTGGGCAAGGGGATCGCGGCCATAATTTCCAACGAACCAATCGGCGAAAAAAAACTTTTCGATATCGCAGTCGACAATATCTATCCCAATCCTTTCCAGCCGCGAAAAAATTTTCGCGAGGATGCGCTTCGGGAACTGGCCGAATCGATGAGGGAGATGGGGATCATTCAGCCGCTGGTCGTGTTCAAGCGCGAAGGCAAGTATTTTCTTGTCGTTGGCGAAAGGCGTTGGCGGGCAGCGCAGTTGCTGAAATGGGAAAAAGTACCGGCACTGGTCAAAGAATTTTCTGAAGATGACGTTATGGCTGAAGCCTTGATCGAGAACATTCAAAGGGAAGAATTGAATGCCATCGAAATCGCCGAAGGGATCGAAGCGCTAATCGCCCAGAGCGGGGAAGGACAACATGAAATCGCCGGTAAGCTGGGGATGAATCGTGCCACGGTGAGCAATTTTTTAAGGCTGCTGAAGTTGCCGGCAAAGATTAAAGAATACGTGGTCAATGAAAAGCTCGATCAGGGGCACGCCCGCGCTTTGCTGACATTAAAAAGCAGCAGCGACATGCTGGAGGCAGCGAACCGCATAATCAGAAAGAATCTTTCTGTCCGCCAGGTTGAAATGTTGGTGAAGAATTATTACGTTTTACCCGAAAAATCCGACCCCGATCCGGATATTATGAAAATGGAGAACAAACTGACCCAGTATTTGGCGAGCAAGGTGAAGTTGGCCTATGCTAAAACCGGGAAAGGAAAAATCGAGATTTTTTTCAATTCTCTGGCTGAATTTGAGCGTTTGTTTTCGATTTTGAGCAAGGAGAAAAAAAATGAATAA